In Synechococcus sp. HK05, one DNA window encodes the following:
- a CDS encoding PCP reductase family protein, whose product MNWSPDAEAKLKEIPFFVRPAVRKRIEALASEAGRDGIDLAFYEEAKAQFGQK is encoded by the coding sequence ATGAACTGGAGCCCAGACGCCGAAGCCAAGCTCAAGGAGATTCCGTTTTTCGTGCGGCCGGCGGTGCGCAAGCGGATTGAAGCCCTCGCCAGCGAGGCCGGTCGCGATGGGATCGACCTAGCCTTTTATGAAGAGGCCAAAGCCCAGTTCGGCCAAAAGTGA
- the sat gene encoding sulfate adenylyltransferase, which yields MTSTVASPKGLIAPHGGSLVDLRVPADQHESVKAGVDHVVECSDRNACDVELLMVGGFSPLRGFMHQEDYQSVVENHRTTSGLLFGLPIVMDTQRDDIAVGQKLLLTYRGQELAVMTVESKWEPDKAREAVGCYGTSSLEHPAVKMIATERGRYYLGGAIQGLELPKRVFPCKTPAEVRATLPEGQDVVAFQCRNPIHRAHYELFTRALDASNVSDQGVVLVHPTCGPTQDDDISGEVRFQTYERLAAEVNNPRIRWAYLPYSMHMAGPREALQHMIIRKNYGCTHFIIGRDMAGCKSSISGDDFYGPYQAQDFARDNAPELGMETVPSLNLVYTEEEGYVTAEHADARGLHVKKLSGTQFRKMLRSGEEIPEWFAFRSVVEVLRAAA from the coding sequence ATGACCAGCACCGTTGCTTCGCCCAAGGGCCTGATCGCACCCCACGGCGGCAGCCTGGTGGATCTGCGTGTGCCGGCGGACCAGCACGAGTCGGTGAAGGCCGGTGTGGATCACGTGGTGGAGTGCTCCGATCGCAACGCCTGCGACGTGGAGCTGCTGATGGTGGGCGGCTTCTCGCCCCTGCGCGGCTTCATGCATCAGGAGGACTACCAGTCGGTGGTGGAGAACCACCGCACCACCAGCGGCCTGCTGTTTGGCCTGCCGATCGTGATGGACACCCAGCGCGATGACATCGCCGTGGGCCAGAAGCTGCTGCTCACCTACCGCGGCCAGGAGCTGGCGGTGATGACCGTGGAGAGCAAGTGGGAACCCGACAAAGCCCGCGAGGCGGTGGGTTGCTACGGCACCTCTTCGCTGGAGCACCCCGCTGTGAAGATGATCGCCACCGAGCGCGGTCGTTACTACCTCGGCGGTGCCATCCAGGGCCTGGAGCTGCCCAAGCGGGTGTTCCCTTGCAAAACGCCGGCTGAAGTGCGCGCAACTCTGCCTGAGGGGCAGGACGTGGTGGCCTTCCAGTGCCGCAATCCCATCCACCGTGCCCACTACGAACTGTTCACCCGCGCCCTCGACGCCAGCAATGTGAGCGATCAGGGCGTGGTGCTGGTGCACCCCACCTGCGGCCCCACCCAGGACGACGACATTTCCGGTGAGGTGCGCTTCCAGACCTACGAGCGTCTGGCCGCTGAGGTGAATAACCCCCGCATCCGCTGGGCGTATCTGCCCTACTCGATGCACATGGCTGGCCCGCGCGAGGCGCTGCAGCACATGATCATCCGCAAGAACTACGGCTGCACCCACTTCATCATTGGCCGCGACATGGCGGGCTGTAAGTCGTCGATCAGTGGCGACGACTTCTACGGCCCTTACCAGGCCCAGGATTTCGCCCGCGACAACGCCCCCGAGCTCGGCATGGAAACCGTGCCCTCGCTCAACCTCGTGTACACCGAAGAGGAGGGTTACGTGACAGCCGAGCACGCCGATGCCCGTGGCCTGCACGTGAAGAAGCTCAGCGGCACCCAGTTCCGCAAGATGCTGCGCAGCGGCGAGGAGATCCCCGAGTGGTTCGCCTTCCGTAGCGTGGTCGAGGTTCTGCGGGCCGCCGCCTGA
- a CDS encoding DUF6679 family protein, translating into MLQRKLYRFQCEQRPIWVFLRDQQRWIEEALVVELEGDLVTLRYDAEDDDESHSWEECVRLDSIGAVSTRLAYFSRSAQADDIEVTGDCPESEQLPSQG; encoded by the coding sequence ATGCTGCAGCGCAAGCTCTACCGCTTTCAGTGCGAGCAACGGCCGATCTGGGTGTTTCTGCGCGATCAACAGCGCTGGATTGAAGAGGCGCTGGTGGTTGAGCTGGAGGGCGACCTGGTGACCCTCCGCTACGACGCTGAAGACGACGACGAGTCGCACAGCTGGGAGGAATGCGTGCGGCTCGATTCGATCGGCGCGGTCAGTACCCGCCTGGCTTACTTCAGTCGCAGCGCCCAAGCGGACGACATCGAGGTGACCGGCGACTGCCCGGAATCCGAGCAGCTGCCGAGCCAGGGCTGA
- a CDS encoding photosystem II manganese-stabilizing polypeptide translates to MRFRPLLALVLALCLTLVTACSGGAKAVDRANLTYDDIHNTGLANDCPTLPDSARGSISLDAGAKYQLREICMHPSEVYVKGEPANKRVEAEFQPTKILTRFTTSLDQVYGDLAVVGNGINFKEQGGIDFQIVTVLLPGGEEVPFTFSSKELDATADGAAITTSTDLNGSYRVPSYRTSNFLDPKGRALTTGVQYAQGLVALNGQDDELARENSKRYIDGTGEMNLSITKVDASTGEFAGVFTAVQPSDTDMGSHDPLDVKITGQLYGRLEKA, encoded by the coding sequence ATGCGTTTCCGTCCTCTGCTGGCCCTTGTGCTGGCGCTCTGCCTCACCCTTGTGACCGCCTGCAGCGGTGGCGCCAAGGCTGTTGATCGGGCCAACCTCACCTACGACGACATCCACAACACCGGTCTGGCCAACGACTGCCCGACCCTGCCGGATTCGGCGCGCGGTTCGATCAGCCTGGATGCGGGTGCCAAGTACCAGCTGCGCGAAATCTGCATGCACCCCTCTGAGGTGTATGTGAAGGGCGAGCCCGCCAACAAGCGCGTGGAGGCTGAGTTCCAGCCCACCAAGATCCTCACCCGCTTCACCACCAGCCTGGATCAGGTGTATGGCGACCTGGCGGTGGTGGGCAACGGCATCAATTTCAAAGAGCAGGGCGGCATCGACTTCCAGATCGTGACCGTGTTGCTGCCAGGCGGTGAAGAGGTGCCCTTCACCTTCTCCAGCAAGGAGCTCGACGCCACCGCTGACGGTGCTGCGATCACTACCAGCACCGATCTCAACGGCAGCTACCGCGTTCCCAGCTACCGCACCTCCAACTTCCTGGATCCCAAGGGCCGTGCCCTCACCACCGGTGTGCAGTACGCCCAGGGTCTGGTGGCTCTCAACGGTCAAGACGACGAGCTCGCCCGTGAGAACAGCAAGCGCTACATCGACGGCACCGGTGAGATGAATCTCTCCATCACCAAGGTGGATGCCTCCACCGGTGAATTCGCCGGTGTGTTCACGGCGGTTCAGCCCTCCGACACCGATATGGGCAGCCACGATCCTCTCGACGTGAAGATCACCGGTCAGCTCTACGGCCGTCTGGAGAAGGCCTGA
- a CDS encoding calcium:proton antiporter, giving the protein MRSTLLSLLLGSAVLACLTFTETLPWLLEQTGTAVLLGLLLLSAVVLVLATRVAHHADELALKLGEPYGTLILTASAIVVELALIASTMTTGEQNPTLARDSMFAVLMIALTGVKGISIFLAAQEQVRQLDAPLSSASELASMNLSGSSTYLSLISAISVMALITPNFSQSTDAANFTTPVNVVLSVAAVGLYSVFLTYQTGTYRTLFTESAAQAKWLEGAAAESDRTIALLPSISLLGAGLLLLVLITESMGQLIETSITDLGLPNSMGGVLVGLLVLAPEALNAFQAASRGEVQRSLNTLYGSVLSTLCLTVPAVLLIGALIHTDVILGLDPLEMVLLGLTLFLVRPTSGRVTRLDGLVLLVIFFFWIALQLG; this is encoded by the coding sequence ATGCGCTCCACCCTGCTGAGCCTCCTGCTCGGCAGCGCCGTCTTGGCATGCCTGACGTTCACCGAAACGCTCCCCTGGCTGCTGGAGCAAACGGGAACAGCCGTGTTGCTGGGGCTGCTGCTCCTGAGCGCAGTGGTACTAGTGCTCGCCACCCGCGTGGCCCATCACGCTGATGAGCTGGCCCTGAAGCTCGGGGAGCCTTACGGCACCTTGATCCTCACTGCCTCAGCGATCGTGGTGGAACTGGCTCTGATCGCCAGCACCATGACCACCGGCGAGCAGAACCCAACCCTGGCGCGGGATTCGATGTTCGCCGTATTGATGATCGCCCTCACGGGCGTGAAAGGGATCTCGATTTTTCTGGCGGCCCAGGAGCAAGTGCGGCAGCTCGACGCCCCACTCAGCTCCGCCAGCGAGCTGGCGAGCATGAATCTGAGTGGATCCTCCACCTATCTCAGCTTGATTTCCGCCATCAGCGTGATGGCCCTGATCACCCCCAACTTTTCCCAGTCCACCGATGCGGCCAACTTCACCACGCCGGTGAATGTGGTGTTGAGCGTGGCAGCGGTTGGGCTCTACAGCGTGTTTCTCACCTACCAAACCGGCACCTACCGAACCCTGTTCACCGAAAGTGCCGCCCAGGCCAAGTGGCTGGAGGGCGCTGCGGCTGAATCGGATCGCACCATTGCACTTCTGCCATCAATCAGCCTGCTGGGCGCCGGCCTGCTGCTCCTGGTGCTGATCACCGAATCGATGGGTCAGCTGATCGAAACGAGCATTACCGATCTGGGGCTACCTAATTCGATGGGAGGCGTGCTGGTGGGTCTGCTGGTGCTGGCCCCTGAAGCCCTCAATGCCTTCCAGGCCGCCTCCCGCGGCGAGGTGCAGCGCTCACTCAACACCCTCTATGGCTCCGTCCTCTCCACCCTCTGCCTCACGGTGCCGGCCGTGTTGCTCATCGGAGCATTGATCCACACCGATGTGATCCTCGGCCTCGACCCCCTGGAGATGGTGCTGCTCGGGCTCACCCTGTTCCTGGTGAGGCCCACCAGCGGCCGGGTGACCCGTCTGGATGGCTTGGTGCTGCTGGTGATCTTCTTTTTCTGGATTGCCCTGCAGCTGGGCTAA
- the ftsH3 gene encoding ATP-dependent zinc metalloprotease FtsH3, translated as MKKRWRNAGLYVLLAVVVIAVGTAFLDRPDPANAPRTLRYSDFVEAVEGNEVSRVLIAPDRGTAQVVENNGQRAVVNLAPDKDLLKLLEDHKVDIAVEPSRQAQPWQQAIGSLIFPLLLLGGLFFLLRRAQGGGGNPAMNFGKSKARVQMEPQTQVTFGDVAGIEGAKLELTEVVDFLKNPDRFTAVGAKIPKGVLLVGPPGTGKTLLAKAVAGEAGVPFFSISGSEFVEMFVGVGASRVRDLFEQAKKNAPCIVFIDEIDAVGRQRGAGLGGGNDEREQTLNQLLTEMDGFEGNTGIIIVAATNRPDVLDAALMRPGRFDRQVVVDRPDYAGRLQILGVHARGKTLSKDVDLDKIARRTPGYTGADLANLLNEAAILAARRELTEISMDEVNDAIERVMAGPEKKDRVMSEKRKRLVAYHEAGHALVGALMPDYDPVQKISIIPRGNAGGLTFFTPSEERMESGLYSRAYLQNQMAVALGGRVAEEIVYGEDEVTTGASNDLQQVARVARQMVTRFGMSDRLGPVALGRSQGGMFLGRDIAAERDFSEDTAAAIDEEVSQLVAEAYKRATAVLNGNRVVLDELAEMLVERETVDAEDLQELLIRSDVRVAEYV; from the coding sequence GTGAAGAAGCGCTGGCGCAATGCAGGCCTCTACGTGCTCCTAGCCGTGGTGGTGATCGCCGTGGGTACGGCCTTCCTCGACCGTCCTGATCCGGCGAATGCGCCGCGCACCCTCCGCTACAGCGACTTTGTGGAGGCCGTGGAGGGTAATGAAGTGTCGCGGGTGCTGATCGCCCCCGATCGCGGCACCGCCCAGGTGGTGGAGAACAACGGCCAGCGCGCCGTGGTGAACCTTGCCCCCGACAAGGATCTCCTCAAGCTGCTGGAAGACCACAAGGTCGACATCGCCGTGGAGCCCTCCCGCCAGGCCCAGCCCTGGCAGCAGGCGATCGGCTCGCTGATCTTCCCGCTGCTGTTGCTCGGTGGCCTGTTCTTCCTGCTGCGCCGCGCCCAGGGCGGCGGCGGCAACCCCGCGATGAACTTCGGCAAGAGCAAGGCTCGGGTCCAGATGGAGCCCCAAACCCAGGTCACCTTTGGTGATGTGGCCGGTATTGAGGGCGCCAAGCTTGAGCTCACCGAAGTCGTCGACTTCCTCAAGAACCCCGATCGCTTCACTGCCGTCGGCGCCAAGATCCCCAAGGGAGTGCTGCTGGTGGGCCCTCCGGGCACCGGTAAAACCCTGCTGGCCAAGGCAGTGGCCGGCGAAGCGGGTGTGCCCTTCTTCTCGATCTCCGGTTCGGAATTCGTGGAGATGTTCGTGGGTGTGGGCGCCAGCCGCGTGCGCGATCTGTTCGAGCAAGCCAAGAAGAACGCTCCCTGCATCGTTTTCATCGATGAGATCGACGCGGTGGGTCGTCAGCGCGGCGCTGGTCTCGGCGGCGGCAACGACGAGCGCGAGCAGACCCTCAACCAGCTCCTCACGGAGATGGACGGCTTCGAGGGCAACACCGGCATCATCATCGTGGCTGCCACCAACCGCCCCGACGTGCTGGATGCGGCACTGATGCGTCCAGGCCGTTTCGATCGCCAGGTGGTGGTGGATCGCCCGGATTACGCCGGTCGTCTCCAGATCCTCGGCGTGCATGCCCGCGGCAAGACCCTCTCTAAGGACGTCGACCTCGACAAGATCGCCCGCCGCACCCCCGGTTACACCGGCGCCGACCTCGCCAACCTGCTCAACGAAGCCGCGATCCTGGCCGCGCGCCGTGAGCTCACCGAAATCTCCATGGATGAGGTGAACGATGCGATCGAGCGCGTGATGGCTGGCCCCGAGAAGAAAGACCGTGTGATGAGCGAGAAGCGCAAGCGTCTCGTGGCGTATCACGAAGCTGGCCACGCCCTGGTGGGTGCGCTGATGCCCGATTACGACCCGGTGCAGAAGATCTCGATCATTCCCCGTGGCAACGCCGGTGGCCTCACCTTCTTCACCCCCAGTGAGGAGCGGATGGAATCGGGCCTCTATTCCCGTGCCTATCTCCAGAACCAGATGGCGGTTGCCCTCGGCGGCCGCGTCGCCGAGGAGATCGTTTACGGCGAAGACGAAGTCACCACCGGTGCTTCCAACGACCTCCAGCAGGTGGCCCGGGTGGCCCGCCAAATGGTCACCCGTTTCGGCATGAGCGATCGTCTTGGTCCGGTGGCCCTGGGCCGCAGCCAGGGCGGCATGTTCCTCGGCCGCGATATCGCCGCTGAGCGCGACTTCTCCGAAGACACCGCCGCTGCCATCGACGAGGAAGTGAGCCAACTGGTGGCCGAGGCCTACAAGCGCGCCACAGCCGTGCTCAATGGCAACCGAGTGGTGCTGGATGAGCTCGCCGAGATGCTGGTGGAGCGTGAGACCGTGGATGCG
- a CDS encoding creatininase family protein gives MVATSAEEIRLQLRSWPEVEAYLQRCKGVIVPLGSTEQHGPTGAIGTDALTAEAVALEVGRRSGVLVTPAQAFGMAEHHLGFAGTMSLQPSTLLAVMHDLVLSLARHGFERIYVINGHGGNIATTKAAFAQAYGTAASRGLAAAPNLRCKLANWFMAPEAMGLARELYGDKEGHHATPSEIAITLALEPTLQSKQRPLPEPAPAGPIHGPDDFRRRHPDGRMGSDPSLAKAEHGHRFLEVAATALSADLQRFLEEPSS, from the coding sequence GTGGTTGCCACCAGTGCTGAAGAGATCCGGCTGCAGCTGCGCAGCTGGCCGGAGGTGGAGGCCTATCTGCAGCGCTGCAAGGGGGTGATCGTGCCGCTGGGCTCCACCGAGCAGCACGGCCCCACCGGCGCCATCGGCACCGATGCCCTCACCGCCGAAGCGGTTGCTCTGGAGGTGGGGCGCCGCAGCGGTGTGCTCGTCACGCCAGCCCAGGCCTTCGGCATGGCCGAACACCACTTGGGCTTTGCCGGCACCATGAGCCTGCAGCCCTCCACCCTGCTGGCGGTGATGCACGACCTGGTGCTCTCCCTGGCCCGCCACGGCTTTGAGCGCATCTATGTGATCAATGGCCACGGCGGCAACATCGCCACCACCAAGGCCGCCTTCGCCCAGGCCTATGGCACCGCGGCCAGCCGGGGCCTGGCCGCGGCCCCCAACCTGCGCTGCAAGCTCGCCAACTGGTTCATGGCACCGGAAGCGATGGGGCTGGCGCGGGAGCTCTACGGCGACAAAGAAGGCCACCACGCCACGCCGAGCGAGATCGCGATCACCCTGGCGCTGGAGCCCACCCTGCAGAGCAAGCAGCGGCCCCTGCCCGAGCCGGCGCCCGCTGGCCCGATCCATGGACCCGACGATTTCCGCCGCCGCCATCCCGATGGCCGCATGGGCTCCGACCCATCACTGGCCAAGGCCGAACACGGCCATCGCTTCCTGGAGGTGGCGGCCACTGCCCTCAGCGCCGATCTGCAACGCTTCCTGGAGGAGCCCTCCAGCTAG
- a CDS encoding DUF2555 domain-containing protein, translating to MTQSAAITPELLASLDEEAVAVLARRLEEDDYPSPFAGLQDWHLLRAVAIHRPELARPYVHLVDQEPFDED from the coding sequence ATGACCCAGTCCGCCGCGATCACGCCTGAGCTGCTGGCCTCCCTCGATGAGGAGGCGGTGGCGGTGTTGGCTCGGCGTCTCGAGGAGGACGACTACCCCAGTCCCTTCGCCGGGCTGCAGGACTGGCACTTGCTGCGCGCGGTGGCCATCCACCGCCCTGAGCTGGCGCGGCCCTACGTGCACCTGGTGGATCAAGAACCCTTCGATGAAGACTGA
- a CDS encoding DNA-3-methyladenine glycosylase, whose translation MPSHLPPSFFARPAEVVAPELIGCLLVKRQADGEFLWGLIVETEAYSQDDPACHGYRRRSPSNETLFGEPGRFYVYVSYGIHHCVNVVTDRAEWANGVLLRAVALPDEPERVAAGPALLARRFGIDGRRDAQPVDPEAGLWLAARSPGWAAIGPGDLVQTTRIGISQGQELPWRWYLRASRSVSKRARGDRTPARADALSVAALPAGF comes from the coding sequence CTGCCGTCGCACCTACCCCCATCCTTCTTCGCCCGCCCAGCGGAGGTCGTCGCTCCCGAGCTCATCGGCTGCCTGCTGGTGAAGCGCCAAGCGGACGGCGAGTTTCTGTGGGGCTTGATTGTGGAAACGGAGGCGTATTCCCAAGACGACCCCGCCTGCCACGGCTACCGCCGCCGCTCCCCGAGCAACGAAACGCTCTTTGGTGAGCCAGGGCGTTTCTATGTGTATGTCAGCTATGGCATCCACCACTGCGTGAATGTGGTGACCGATCGGGCGGAGTGGGCCAACGGTGTGTTGCTCAGGGCTGTGGCTCTGCCCGATGAGCCGGAGCGGGTGGCAGCAGGTCCGGCATTGTTGGCACGGCGCTTTGGCATCGATGGCCGCCGCGATGCTCAGCCTGTGGATCCAGAGGCAGGCCTGTGGCTGGCCGCCAGATCTCCGGGCTGGGCGGCGATCGGCCCCGGCGATTTGGTGCAGACCACCCGCATCGGCATCAGCCAGGGGCAAGAGCTGCCCTGGCGCTGGTATCTGCGCGCCAGCCGCAGTGTGAGCAAGCGGGCTCGGGGAGATCGCACACCAGCCCGGGCGGACGCCCTCAGCGTGGCCGCGTTGCCGGCGGGCTTCTAG
- the gatC gene encoding Asp-tRNA(Asn)/Glu-tRNA(Gln) amidotransferase subunit GatC: protein MSNISADDVRKVAKLARLELPEEKVATYTTQLERILDYVDHLQAVDTEGVPPTTRAVEVVNVTRDDVVVPTEVREQLLDEAPQREGDFFRVPKILAD from the coding sequence ATGAGCAACATCAGCGCCGACGACGTTCGCAAGGTGGCCAAGCTGGCCCGCCTTGAACTACCCGAGGAGAAGGTGGCCACCTACACCACCCAACTCGAGCGGATCCTCGACTACGTAGATCACCTGCAGGCGGTGGACACCGAAGGCGTGCCTCCCACCACCCGCGCCGTGGAAGTGGTGAACGTAACCCGCGACGACGTGGTGGTGCCCACCGAAGTGCGCGAACAGCTGCTCGATGAAGCCCCCCAGCGCGAGGGCGACTTCTTCCGCGTGCCGAAGATCCTCGCGGACTGA
- the coaBC gene encoding bifunctional phosphopantothenoylcysteine decarboxylase/phosphopantothenate--cysteine ligase CoaBC, translating to MRLDPLAGRRILVGISGSIAAVKLPLVVSALAKRGAQVRCVITPSAAQLVSPVALASLSRERCYLDADQWSHTAPRPLHVELAEWAELVLLAPLSATTLGRWVHGLGDTLLASTLLATEAPVLAAAAMNTAMWSAPGVRANWEQVQRFERVLPLGPAEGLLACDRQGSGRMAEPELLLLALESLASWGWQRDWQGRRLLVSAGPTREWLDPARCISNPSTGRMGVLLAQAARLRGAEVDLVHGALQVAPAWLEGLTLHPIDTGAELKQALERLQPRAHAIAMAAAVADHRPARTLSHKPSKAELEAVMAGPWAPVPDLLMELVSRRSAGQRILGFAAQSGDVLPQAQAKFARKGCDLLFANPIDQTGAGFGSFTNQGWLLGPGAAVERLESMGKLTLAHRLITALGASS from the coding sequence TTGCGCTTGGATCCGCTGGCGGGCCGGCGCATCCTGGTGGGCATCAGCGGCAGCATCGCCGCGGTGAAGCTCCCTCTGGTGGTGAGTGCGCTGGCCAAGCGCGGCGCCCAGGTGCGTTGTGTGATCACCCCCAGTGCGGCCCAGCTGGTAAGCCCCGTGGCCTTAGCCAGCCTCAGCCGTGAGCGCTGCTATCTCGACGCCGACCAGTGGAGCCATACCGCCCCGCGCCCGCTCCATGTGGAGCTGGCGGAATGGGCGGAGTTGGTGCTGTTGGCGCCGCTCAGTGCCACCACCCTGGGGCGCTGGGTGCATGGTCTGGGCGACACCCTCCTGGCGTCCACCCTGTTGGCCACGGAGGCGCCGGTGCTGGCTGCCGCGGCGATGAATACGGCGATGTGGAGTGCGCCGGGGGTGCGCGCCAACTGGGAGCAGGTGCAGCGGTTCGAGCGGGTGTTGCCGTTGGGTCCTGCGGAGGGGCTGCTGGCCTGTGATCGCCAGGGCTCGGGCCGGATGGCGGAGCCGGAGCTGTTGCTGTTGGCGCTCGAGAGCCTGGCCAGCTGGGGCTGGCAGCGCGATTGGCAGGGCCGCCGCCTGCTGGTGAGCGCTGGCCCCACCCGTGAGTGGCTCGATCCAGCCCGTTGCATCAGCAATCCCAGCACGGGGCGTATGGGTGTGCTGCTGGCCCAGGCCGCCCGCTTGCGCGGAGCTGAGGTGGACCTGGTGCATGGCGCGCTTCAGGTCGCGCCCGCCTGGCTGGAGGGCCTCACGCTCCATCCGATCGACACCGGCGCGGAGTTAAAGCAGGCGTTGGAGCGTCTCCAGCCCCGCGCCCATGCCATCGCGATGGCGGCGGCGGTTGCCGACCACCGGCCGGCACGCACCCTCAGCCACAAGCCCAGCAAAGCGGAGCTGGAAGCGGTGATGGCTGGCCCTTGGGCCCCTGTGCCCGACCTGCTGATGGAGCTGGTGAGCCGGCGTTCAGCGGGGCAGCGCATCCTCGGCTTTGCCGCTCAAAGCGGGGATGTGCTGCCACAGGCCCAGGCCAAGTTCGCCCGCAAAGGCTGCGATTTGTTGTTCGCCAACCCGATCGATCAGACCGGTGCCGGTTTCGGCAGCTTCACCAACCAGGGTTGGCTGTTGGGGCCCGGTGCTGCGGTGGAGCGGTTGGAGTCGATGGGCAAATTGACCCTGGCCCACCGGTTGATCACAGCTTTAGGGGCTTCCTCTTAG
- a CDS encoding aspartate carbamoyltransferase catalytic subunit produces the protein MSDWTHRHVLDLAAFSLDDYATVLELAQRFRVMPSSGARKLPALQGRLVTTLFFEPSTRTRSSFELAAKRLSADVQSFSPSSSSLSKGESLLDTVRTYVAMGADLLVVRHRCTAVPACLARDLDVSGERVAVLNGGDGLHSHPSQGLLDLFTLARQFNPEAPTPEALRGRRIVIVGDILHSRVARSNLWALTACGAEVVLCGPPTLLPDAFGQFVAAPPPGQASDPVAQRSAIRVERDLDRALQGADAVMTLRLQQERMNQNLLTSLESYHRAYGLTHARLEACGSTVPVLHPGPVNRGVEMSGALLDDLQRSLVEQQVTNGIAVRMALLYLMAAS, from the coding sequence TTGAGCGACTGGACCCACCGCCACGTGCTGGATCTGGCGGCCTTCTCGCTCGATGACTACGCCACGGTGTTGGAGTTGGCCCAGCGCTTTCGGGTGATGCCGAGCTCTGGCGCCCGCAAACTGCCGGCGCTGCAGGGCCGCCTGGTCACCACGCTGTTTTTTGAGCCCAGCACCCGCACCCGCAGCAGCTTTGAGCTGGCGGCCAAGCGTTTGTCGGCCGATGTGCAGAGCTTCTCGCCGTCGTCGAGCTCGCTGAGCAAAGGCGAAAGCCTGCTCGATACGGTGCGCACCTACGTGGCCATGGGCGCCGATCTGTTGGTGGTGCGGCACCGCTGCACAGCCGTGCCGGCCTGTTTGGCCCGCGATCTGGATGTCAGCGGCGAGCGCGTGGCGGTGCTCAACGGCGGTGATGGTCTGCACAGCCACCCCAGCCAGGGCTTGCTCGATTTGTTCACCCTGGCGCGTCAGTTCAATCCAGAGGCCCCAACACCGGAGGCTCTGCGCGGCCGGCGCATTGTGATCGTGGGCGACATCCTTCATTCCCGCGTGGCGCGCTCCAATCTCTGGGCACTCACGGCTTGCGGTGCGGAGGTGGTGCTGTGCGGGCCCCCCACGTTGCTTCCGGATGCCTTTGGCCAGTTTGTTGCAGCGCCGCCGCCCGGGCAGGCCAGCGATCCGGTGGCCCAGCGATCAGCCATCCGGGTGGAGCGGGATCTTGATCGTGCTCTGCAGGGCGCCGATGCGGTGATGACCCTGCGCCTCCAGCAGGAGCGCATGAACCAAAACCTGCTCACCAGCTTGGAGAGCTATCACCGCGCCTATGGCCTCACCCATGCACGCCTGGAAGCCTGCGGCTCCACGGTTCCCGTGCTGCATCCAGGCCCTGTGAACCGCGGGGTGGAGATGAGTGGCGCCCTGCTCGACGACCTGCAGCGCTCGCTCGTGGAGCAACAGGTGACCAATGGCATCGCCGTGCGAATGGCACTCCTCTATCTCATGGCCGCGAGCTAG
- a CDS encoding DUF565 domain-containing protein, which yields MSSSRPLQRTRLQQSLGGAGPRLEQWARNPWRRLSVLLIVLLSTFFLGNAVSTIIGARAFLDPPAALICVVLMELAIRARKPLLRRGGDRLGLELLDMSRIGFCYGLLLEGFKLL from the coding sequence TTGAGCAGCTCCCGCCCACTGCAGCGCACCAGGCTTCAGCAGAGCCTCGGTGGTGCCGGGCCCCGGCTGGAGCAGTGGGCCCGCAACCCCTGGCGGCGGCTCTCCGTGCTGTTGATCGTGCTGCTGAGCACGTTTTTCCTCGGCAATGCCGTGAGTACCATCATTGGTGCACGGGCTTTCCTGGATCCCCCAGCCGCGCTGATCTGTGTGGTGCTGATGGAGCTGGCAATCCGCGCCCGCAAACCCCTGCTCCGCCGCGGCGGCGACCGGCTGGGGCTGGAATTGCTTGATATGAGCCGGATCGGCTTTTGCTACGGCCTGCTGCTCGAAGGCTTCAAGCTGCTCTGA